The proteins below are encoded in one region of Chryseobacterium wanjuense:
- the mfd gene encoding transcription-repair coupling factor yields the protein MQLKTINEKFLPDLLQQEFGKEIFTQLDTHQHISVKGSAGSAVSIFAAELFLTQKKTILYVVDDKEDALYANTEMEDLLGKDKVLYFPATHLEPYQVEKTQNANLVLRTEVIHKITSEKSPKVIVAYAGALSEKVLKKEDFKAISHHIKVGDQLDFDFVDELLNHYNFQQADFVSEPGEFSVRGGIVDVFSFSNEKPYRITFFGNEVESIKTFDIETQLSIDKIKEFQLVSNMNFSVSGSRVSLLQLLPKESFVVSKNAIIGMQKLKAFYEKSLEKYETLSKDIAHRAPQELFISDQEFLFDYKKFKTVDFGSVAIDGVIELAEIKIDQTSQPSFHKNFELLIEDLEGRQNEGFDTWISFSTEKQKERLESIFEELEHELPFKSFKSELHEGFVDNDHKILVYTDHQIFDRYQRYKAKNTFAKSEQLTLKDLMSLKVGDYIAHIDHGIGKFMGLVKVNNDGKIQECFKLTYKNGDLLYVSIHSLHKISKYNGPEGREIVLSKLGSPSWKSLKQKTKAKVKQIAFDLIQLYAQRKTAKGFAYTPDSYLQNELEASFLYEDTPDQEKATIDVKKDMEADTVMDRLVCGDVGFGKTEVAIRAAFKAATDGKQVAVLVPTTILAFQHYRSFKERLKDFPVNVAYINRFRTAKQKSETLEGLKNGKVDIIIGTHQLASSSVKFKDLGLLIIDEEHKFGVSVKDKLKTLKSNVDTLTLTATPIPRTLQFSLMAARDLSVIKTPPPNRQPVDTQLIGFNEETIRDAVSYEIQRDGQVYFINNRIENLKDIAGLIQRLVPDARVITGHGQMEGKQLEKNVLDFMEGKYDVLVSTTIVESGVDVPNANTIFINDAHRFGMADLHQMRGRVGRSNRKAFCYLITPPYDMMTSDARKRLEAIEQFSDLGSGFQIAMKDLEIRGAGDLLGAEQSGFINEMGFETYQKLMQEALEELKDDQEFENLFENEEERNKLFKTTKDVNIDTDLELMLPDWYISNTEERLLLYQKIAEIDNEKDLEKFESELIDRFGDLPKEVINLLKSVSLKWLAADIGFEKIVMKNGVFLGYFPGNPQDKFYQTNKFRTIINYLTKNPAEAQLKEKIGKDGNQLMMRKDKVINVDEVNDLLKSILKSEV from the coding sequence ATGCAGTTAAAAACCATCAACGAAAAGTTCCTTCCCGATTTGCTTCAACAAGAATTTGGAAAAGAAATTTTTACCCAATTAGATACCCATCAACATATTTCTGTAAAAGGAAGTGCAGGATCTGCAGTTTCTATTTTTGCGGCAGAGCTTTTCCTCACGCAGAAGAAAACCATTCTTTATGTCGTGGACGATAAGGAAGATGCGCTGTATGCCAATACGGAAATGGAAGACCTGTTGGGGAAAGATAAAGTTCTGTATTTCCCGGCAACTCATCTTGAGCCGTATCAGGTGGAGAAAACACAAAATGCCAATCTGGTTTTGAGAACGGAGGTTATCCATAAAATTACATCCGAAAAATCTCCGAAAGTCATTGTTGCATATGCCGGAGCATTGTCTGAAAAGGTTTTGAAGAAAGAAGATTTTAAAGCCATTTCACATCATATCAAAGTAGGCGACCAGCTTGATTTTGATTTTGTAGATGAATTATTAAACCATTATAATTTCCAGCAGGCAGATTTTGTTTCCGAGCCGGGCGAATTTTCCGTGAGAGGGGGAATTGTGGATGTCTTTTCTTTTTCCAATGAGAAACCTTACCGGATCACATTTTTCGGAAATGAGGTGGAAAGCATTAAGACTTTTGATATCGAAACACAGCTTTCTATTGATAAAATAAAAGAATTTCAACTGGTTTCCAATATGAATTTCTCGGTTTCCGGAAGCCGTGTTTCCCTGCTTCAGTTATTGCCGAAAGAAAGTTTTGTGGTTTCTAAAAACGCAATCATCGGAATGCAGAAACTGAAAGCGTTCTACGAAAAGTCGTTGGAGAAATATGAAACGTTAAGCAAAGATATTGCTCACAGAGCGCCACAGGAACTATTTATTTCCGATCAGGAATTTTTATTTGATTATAAAAAATTTAAAACCGTAGATTTCGGAAGTGTTGCCATTGATGGCGTGATCGAATTGGCAGAAATTAAGATTGATCAAACTTCACAACCATCTTTCCATAAAAATTTTGAATTACTGATTGAAGATTTGGAAGGAAGACAAAATGAAGGTTTCGATACATGGATTTCCTTTTCAACAGAAAAACAAAAGGAAAGATTAGAATCTATTTTCGAAGAGCTGGAACATGAGCTTCCTTTTAAAAGCTTTAAATCTGAACTCCACGAAGGTTTTGTAGACAACGATCACAAGATTTTGGTGTATACAGATCACCAGATTTTCGACCGTTATCAAAGATATAAGGCTAAAAATACATTTGCAAAATCTGAGCAGCTGACATTGAAAGATTTAATGTCATTAAAAGTAGGAGATTATATTGCCCACATCGACCACGGAATCGGGAAATTCATGGGGTTAGTGAAAGTGAATAATGATGGCAAAATTCAGGAATGTTTCAAGCTGACCTATAAAAATGGTGACTTATTATATGTAAGTATCCACTCACTCCACAAAATTTCAAAATACAACGGCCCTGAAGGAAGGGAAATTGTTTTAAGCAAATTGGGTTCTCCATCCTGGAAATCTTTAAAACAGAAAACGAAAGCAAAAGTAAAACAGATTGCTTTTGACTTAATACAATTATACGCACAAAGAAAAACAGCGAAAGGATTTGCTTATACTCCAGATTCTTATTTGCAAAATGAATTGGAAGCAAGTTTCCTTTACGAAGACACGCCCGATCAGGAAAAAGCAACCATTGATGTAAAAAAAGATATGGAAGCCGATACGGTGATGGATCGATTGGTTTGCGGTGATGTTGGTTTCGGAAAAACGGAAGTGGCCATCCGTGCGGCGTTCAAGGCGGCGACCGACGGAAAACAGGTTGCAGTCTTGGTTCCGACGACCATTCTTGCCTTCCAGCATTACAGAAGTTTTAAAGAAAGATTAAAAGATTTTCCGGTAAATGTAGCTTATATCAATCGTTTCAGGACGGCCAAACAAAAAAGTGAAACACTGGAAGGTCTTAAAAACGGAAAAGTAGATATCATCATTGGAACGCACCAGTTGGCAAGCAGTTCTGTAAAGTTTAAGGATTTAGGATTATTAATTATTGATGAAGAGCACAAATTCGGAGTTTCGGTAAAGGATAAATTAAAAACATTAAAAAGTAATGTTGATACTTTGACATTAACGGCAACACCGATCCCAAGAACCTTACAGTTTTCCCTGATGGCTGCAAGAGATTTATCGGTCATTAAGACGCCGCCGCCAAACAGACAGCCTGTTGATACACAATTAATTGGTTTCAATGAAGAAACAATCCGGGATGCTGTTTCTTATGAGATTCAGCGTGACGGACAGGTTTATTTTATCAACAACAGAATTGAAAATCTTAAAGATATTGCAGGATTGATTCAAAGGTTGGTTCCGGACGCAAGGGTAATCACCGGACACGGACAAATGGAAGGAAAACAGCTCGAAAAAAATGTCCTGGATTTCATGGAAGGAAAATATGACGTTTTGGTTTCCACAACGATCGTAGAAAGTGGGGTGGATGTTCCGAATGCGAATACTATCTTTATTAATGATGCCCACAGATTCGGAATGGCAGATCTTCACCAGATGAGAGGAAGGGTAGGGCGTAGCAACAGAAAGGCTTTTTGTTATCTCATCACGCCGCCTTATGACATGATGACTTCCGATGCGAGAAAACGACTGGAAGCGATCGAGCAGTTTTCGGATCTGGGAAGCGGTTTCCAGATTGCGATGAAAGACTTGGAAATCCGTGGTGCGGGAGATCTTCTGGGAGCTGAGCAGAGCGGATTTATTAATGAAATGGGCTTTGAAACCTATCAGAAATTAATGCAGGAAGCTTTGGAGGAATTAAAAGATGATCAGGAATTTGAAAATTTATTCGAAAACGAAGAGGAGCGGAATAAATTATTTAAAACAACCAAAGATGTGAATATTGATACGGATCTGGAACTGATGCTTCCGGATTGGTACATCTCCAATACGGAAGAAAGATTGTTGCTTTATCAAAAGATTGCAGAGATCGACAATGAGAAAGACCTGGAAAAATTTGAATCAGAATTGATAGATCGCTTTGGGGATTTGCCGAAAGAAGTCATTAATTTATTAAAAAGTGTAAGCTTAAAATGGCTTGCTGCAGATATCGGATTTGAAAAAATTGTAATGAAAAACGGTGTGTTTCTTGGATACTTCCCGGGCAATCCACAGGACAAATTTTATCAGACCAATAAGTTCAGAACGATTATTAATTATTTAACGAAAAACCCTGCAGAGGCTCAACTGAAAGAGAAAATCGGCAAAGACGGAAATCAATTGATGATGAGAAAAGATAAAGTGATCAATGTGGATGAGGTAAATGATCTTTTAAAATCAATTTTGAAAAGCGAAGTATAA
- a CDS encoding GH3 auxin-responsive promoter family protein — translation MLNFLKKNVALAWAKKHVRKAEEFKKNSEKNQEELLLSLVNTAQKTLFGREHDFENIKTIKDFQERVRISDYEDLKPYIERVKKGQANILWTETPEYFAKTSGTTSGSKYIPISKEGMPYQIKGAQSALFHYIAKKNNADFVKGKMIFLQGSPELEEIFGIKTGRLSGIVAHHIPNYLQKNRLPSWETNLMEDWEAKVDKIVEETEKENMTLISGIPPWLIMYFEKLIEKHGKKIKQIFPNLQLIVTGGVNYEPYRDKMEELLGGKVDIVQTFPASEGFFAFQDDYTKEGLLLLTNHGIFYEFIPLEEYGKPDAKRLTLKDIELNKDYALILTTNSGLWAYSIGDVVRFIDKKPYRILVSGRTKHFTSAFGEHVIAFEVEEAMKATLEKFPAQITEFHLAPQVNPIEGLPYHEWFIEFEKEPENLDLFKNELDDQLRKRNTYYDDLISGNILQKLHIALLKKNAFHEYAKSQGKLGGQNKTPRLANDRKIADLLEIYKL, via the coding sequence ATGTTAAACTTCCTAAAGAAAAATGTGGCATTGGCTTGGGCAAAAAAACACGTCCGGAAAGCTGAAGAATTCAAGAAAAATTCTGAGAAAAATCAAGAAGAATTATTATTGTCATTGGTAAATACTGCCCAAAAAACACTTTTTGGAAGAGAACATGATTTTGAAAATATTAAAACCATTAAAGACTTTCAGGAAAGAGTAAGAATCTCCGATTACGAAGATCTGAAACCTTATATCGAAAGAGTAAAAAAAGGACAGGCCAATATTCTCTGGACAGAAACTCCGGAATATTTTGCAAAAACATCGGGAACCACTTCCGGCTCCAAATATATTCCCATTTCAAAGGAAGGAATGCCTTACCAGATAAAAGGTGCTCAGAGCGCGCTTTTCCATTATATTGCTAAAAAAAATAATGCAGATTTTGTAAAAGGAAAAATGATTTTTCTGCAGGGCAGCCCCGAACTGGAAGAAATTTTCGGGATAAAAACAGGCCGCCTTTCCGGGATTGTAGCCCATCACATTCCAAATTATCTGCAAAAAAACCGCCTGCCAAGCTGGGAAACCAATCTTATGGAAGACTGGGAAGCGAAAGTTGATAAAATTGTTGAAGAAACGGAAAAAGAAAACATGACCCTGATCTCTGGGATTCCGCCTTGGCTGATCATGTATTTTGAAAAACTGATTGAAAAACACGGTAAAAAAATCAAACAAATTTTTCCAAATCTTCAGCTGATCGTTACCGGCGGAGTAAATTACGAGCCTTACCGTGATAAGATGGAAGAGCTTTTAGGCGGAAAAGTAGATATTGTTCAGACATTTCCAGCCTCGGAAGGATTTTTTGCTTTTCAGGATGATTATACGAAAGAGGGTTTATTGCTTTTAACCAATCATGGCATTTTCTATGAATTTATTCCATTGGAAGAATATGGAAAGCCGGACGCCAAAAGATTAACCTTAAAAGATATTGAGCTGAATAAAGATTATGCTTTAATATTAACTACAAATTCAGGACTTTGGGCGTATTCTATAGGCGATGTTGTAAGATTTATCGATAAAAAACCTTACAGAATCCTCGTAAGTGGAAGAACGAAACATTTCACCTCAGCTTTTGGAGAGCACGTGATCGCATTTGAAGTGGAAGAAGCCATGAAGGCAACACTGGAAAAATTTCCGGCACAGATTACGGAATTCCATCTTGCTCCACAGGTGAATCCTATTGAAGGACTTCCTTATCATGAATGGTTTATCGAATTTGAGAAAGAGCCTGAAAATTTAGATTTATTTAAAAATGAACTGGATGATCAGCTGAGAAAACGCAACACGTATTATGATGATCTCATCTCAGGAAATATTCTGCAAAAACTTCATATTGCCCTGTTAAAGAAAAATGCCTTCCATGAATATGCAAAATCTCAGGGGAAATTGGGCGGTCAAAACAAAACACCAAGACTTGCAAACGATAGAAAAATTGCAGATTTATTGGAAATTTACAAACTTTAA
- a CDS encoding MFS transporter: MISFTPLQTLQNVEFRNLLTGRFFIVLAFRMLATLLGWWVYQLTKDPFSIGLIGLSEVIPAVSCALYAGHVIDMNEKKRLLLICNYAYIFLIGLLLIPAFLNVEMHFTGHQITYFIYGVIFFTGIARAFIGPIVPSMIPKIVQKENLPNAVTLNQATFLISSVCGHAVGGFLIGFFGVKWTLIVIISLIFLASLFFFQLKKQYSEYKKDQINVIDSMREGISYIFRTKEILGALCLDMFAVLFGGAVAMIPVYATDILKVGAEGFGLLNAASDIGSMCIITILSVIPLRKNQGKILLGVVTGFGLCIIGFGLSHLYWLSFMFLVLSGMLDGISVVIRGTIVQLKTPDNIRGRVLSVNSIFIMSSNEMGQFESGLMAKLLGVVRSVVFGGSMTILVALIVGSTNSKLRKMQY; this comes from the coding sequence ATGATTTCGTTTACCCCGTTACAGACATTGCAAAATGTCGAATTCAGAAACCTTCTTACGGGAAGATTTTTTATCGTCTTAGCTTTCAGAATGCTCGCTACATTATTGGGATGGTGGGTGTATCAATTAACAAAAGATCCTTTTTCAATTGGATTAATCGGGCTTTCGGAAGTAATTCCGGCGGTAAGCTGTGCTTTGTACGCGGGTCATGTGATTGATATGAACGAGAAAAAAAGATTGCTTTTAATCTGCAACTATGCCTATATTTTCTTAATCGGATTACTGCTGATTCCCGCTTTCCTGAATGTTGAAATGCATTTTACGGGACATCAGATTACCTACTTTATATATGGTGTAATTTTTTTTACGGGAATTGCGAGAGCTTTTATCGGACCGATTGTTCCTTCCATGATTCCTAAAATCGTGCAAAAGGAGAATCTTCCCAATGCGGTTACTTTAAATCAGGCCACATTCCTTATTTCTTCGGTTTGCGGACATGCAGTCGGCGGTTTCCTAATTGGCTTTTTTGGTGTAAAATGGACATTAATTGTCATTATTTCATTAATATTTTTAGCCTCTTTATTCTTTTTTCAGTTAAAAAAACAATATTCCGAATACAAAAAAGATCAAATTAACGTTATAGACAGTATGCGCGAAGGAATTTCCTATATTTTCAGAACGAAAGAAATTTTGGGAGCGCTGTGTTTGGATATGTTTGCCGTTCTTTTCGGAGGTGCTGTTGCGATGATTCCTGTGTATGCCACTGATATTTTAAAAGTAGGTGCAGAAGGTTTCGGATTACTGAATGCAGCATCAGATATTGGATCGATGTGTATTATAACAATATTGTCCGTTATCCCATTAAGAAAAAACCAGGGTAAGATTTTACTTGGTGTGGTGACAGGTTTTGGTCTTTGTATTATTGGCTTCGGATTGTCACATTTGTATTGGCTTTCATTCATGTTTTTGGTATTAAGCGGAATGCTGGATGGAATTTCGGTAGTGATCAGAGGCACAATTGTTCAGCTGAAAACACCGGACAATATCAGAGGAAGAGTGTTGAGTGTGAATTCAATTTTCATTATGTCGAGTAATGAAATGGGACAATTTGAAAGCGGACTGATGGCAAAATTGCTGGGCGTCGTACGATCTGTAGTCTTCGGAGGAAGTATGACGATACTTGTAGCATTAATCGTTGGAAGCACAAATTCCAAATTAAGAAAAATGCAATATTAA
- a CDS encoding T9SS type B sorting domain-containing protein: MKKTLLIFLSLIAQIFYAQSDCTSALAVCGNSNISYTPSGFGTIQEAPLGGGCLNTEHFSVWYTFTVSTSGTLTFLITPNAQADYDWAVFGPNKQCGNLGAPIRCSYASTASGILTGLNMTATDTTEGAGGDGFVKYMDVVAGETYYLIIDNFSANANGFVLSWGGTATLSSPFTSAIQPNPFVPPGTPSATPGGPNEVIICSDPATFDFTTLSAGIINGNPNFQVSYHTSSNDALTGNNPITAPQVVNTTTVYYYSISYVDPTNPNSPISKCKQTGTFKFKQGNIVASDVTLTTCNNNNAGTGIYDLTSANVLPSDPTAIKKYYPTMADLLAGTNEITNPANFTSSTGNIFVNVTTLQGCSDNAQITLNFYPEVVVTEATLRSCFIPANPSTASFNLTLAAVTTQSGVTKKYYPSLADAVAGTNEILNPNTYISPNGVIFIKVTNGNGCYGVAKVTLIVLPPVYSNVLEDKIICMEDTTTLDAGPGFTGYTWSTGATTQTINNVTVGTYWVDLKTGECVTRQTVKVYPSEQPVISSVDITNNTITVNVVGGTAPYKYSMDNINWQDSNVFTNVPRGDNMIYIKDSYDCDPITITVVVPNLVNVITPNGDGVNDVIDYSALAGKQNLVFSIFDRYGGKVGQADKFTGFKWDGTSAGKKVPTGTYWYSVTWNENDKKNTPFKFSGWVLVKNRE; encoded by the coding sequence ATGAAAAAAACTTTACTAATTTTTTTGAGCTTAATTGCTCAAATATTTTACGCACAGTCAGACTGTACTTCAGCCCTTGCTGTTTGTGGGAATTCTAACATTTCCTATACACCGAGTGGATTCGGAACCATTCAGGAAGCACCTCTGGGAGGAGGTTGTCTAAATACTGAACATTTTTCCGTATGGTACACGTTTACTGTTTCAACGAGTGGAACGCTTACATTTTTAATTACCCCAAACGCGCAGGCAGATTATGACTGGGCGGTTTTTGGGCCGAATAAACAATGTGGTAATTTGGGTGCTCCTATCAGATGTTCTTATGCATCTACTGCAAGTGGTATCTTAACAGGTCTTAATATGACGGCTACGGATACTACAGAAGGTGCAGGTGGTGACGGATTCGTTAAATATATGGATGTAGTTGCCGGAGAAACATATTATCTGATTATAGATAACTTCTCAGCGAATGCCAATGGTTTCGTATTGAGCTGGGGTGGTACTGCTACTCTGTCTTCTCCGTTTACTTCAGCGATTCAGCCAAATCCATTTGTTCCACCGGGAACACCAAGTGCAACGCCGGGTGGTCCTAATGAAGTGATCATCTGTTCTGATCCTGCAACATTTGATTTTACAACACTTTCTGCAGGTATCATCAATGGAAATCCAAACTTCCAGGTGAGCTACCATACGAGCTCAAATGACGCTCTTACTGGTAACAACCCGATTACGGCTCCTCAGGTGGTAAATACGACTACTGTATATTATTACAGTATCAGCTACGTAGATCCTACAAATCCGAATAGCCCGATCAGTAAATGTAAACAAACAGGTACATTTAAGTTCAAGCAAGGAAATATTGTAGCATCTGATGTTACTTTAACAACCTGTAACAACAATAATGCAGGTACCGGTATTTATGACCTAACATCAGCGAATGTTCTTCCATCGGATCCGACAGCGATTAAAAAGTATTATCCGACAATGGCAGACCTTCTTGCAGGTACAAACGAAATTACTAACCCTGCCAACTTTACGTCTTCTACAGGTAATATTTTTGTAAATGTAACAACATTGCAAGGATGTTCGGATAACGCACAGATTACATTGAACTTCTATCCTGAAGTGGTGGTAACTGAAGCTACATTGAGATCTTGCTTTATTCCGGCAAATCCTTCTACGGCTTCATTTAATCTTACGCTTGCAGCAGTAACGACACAATCCGGAGTTACTAAAAAGTATTATCCTTCTTTAGCTGATGCTGTAGCAGGGACGAATGAAATTTTAAACCCCAATACCTACATCTCTCCAAACGGAGTCATATTCATTAAAGTAACAAACGGAAACGGATGTTATGGGGTAGCAAAAGTAACCCTGATAGTACTTCCTCCGGTATATTCTAATGTATTGGAAGACAAAATCATCTGTATGGAAGATACTACGACTTTAGATGCTGGTCCTGGATTCACAGGATACACTTGGAGTACTGGTGCTACTACACAGACGATCAACAATGTAACAGTAGGAACGTATTGGGTAGATCTGAAAACAGGAGAATGTGTAACAAGACAAACTGTAAAAGTTTATCCTTCAGAACAGCCTGTGATTTCAAGTGTTGATATTACCAATAATACAATCACTGTAAATGTGGTAGGAGGAACTGCTCCATATAAATATTCAATGGACAATATCAACTGGCAGGATTCTAACGTTTTCACAAACGTACCTAGAGGAGATAATATGATTTACATAAAAGACTCTTACGATTGTGATCCCATTACGATTACAGTTGTAGTACCAAACTTAGTAAACGTAATCACGCCTAACGGTGACGGAGTAAACGATGTGATCGACTATTCTGCATTAGCAGGAAAACAAAACTTAGTCTTCAGTATTTTCGACAGATACGGAGGAAAAGTAGGTCAGGCTGATAAATTCACCGGATTCAAATGGGACGGAACTTCAGCAGGTAAAAAAGTACCTACAGGAACGTACTGGTATTCTGTAACATGGAATGAAAACGACAAAAAGAATACACCGTTCAAATTCTCTGGATGGGTATTGGTAAAAAATAGAGAATAA
- a CDS encoding T9SS type B sorting domain-containing protein, protein MKKLLLLVVVFLSQMAFSQSDCVSAIPVCGNSDISYNPNSSGTVQENTSPSCLDVEHYSVWYVFTAATSGTIEFTINPNTVPNVNHYDYDFAVYGANIDCATWDFGNAASCNFSGLSGPTGLSSTETGAQWNPPLTVNAGETYYLLIDNYIPSNPYGFSLTWGGTATLSSAFTDPTLAPNPFIAPGDPNPAGGPNLVSTCPLPGQFNFNTLSAGILNGNPNFIITYHTTANDALFGTSPITTPITVNATDTYYYSMHYQDPADPNNPLNACRQTGSFKFKLGTITPENVTIKACNNNGAGTATFNLLSANVYFDNTAIKKFYLTLNDLNAGTNEIQNPANYVSGEKTVYVKVITTGQCVGHSTITLQFYPLVEAYDATIESCFIDSNITTASFDLTLANVTSQNGTTKKFYKTQADAVAGTNEILNPNAYISANGVVYVRVISENNCYAISKITLKVLPPVHSNVLKDQTICMEDTTTLDAGPGFDGYEWSTGATTQSITNVGVGSYWVKLKTGECWTLQPVKVLSSQQPVITTIDITNNSFTVNVAGGKAPYKYSIDGINWQDSNVFTNLPRGENKVYVKDAFDCTPIEVQVTVPNLLNAITPNGDNKNDFIDYSALAYKKNLVFTVYDRYGNMLYQADKIRNYTWDGTSGGKKIITGTYWYTITWNENDKNNTETKYSGWVLVKNIE, encoded by the coding sequence ATGAAGAAACTATTACTACTCGTCGTAGTGTTTTTATCACAAATGGCTTTCTCACAATCAGATTGCGTTTCGGCAATCCCGGTTTGTGGTAATTCTGATATTTCCTATAATCCCAACAGCTCAGGTACCGTACAGGAGAATACCTCACCAAGCTGTCTGGATGTAGAACATTATTCTGTTTGGTACGTATTCACAGCAGCTACATCAGGTACAATTGAGTTTACGATCAATCCGAATACAGTTCCTAATGTTAACCATTACGATTATGATTTTGCTGTTTACGGAGCAAATATCGATTGCGCTACATGGGATTTCGGTAACGCAGCAAGCTGTAACTTTTCAGGTTTAAGCGGTCCGACGGGATTAAGTTCTACAGAAACTGGAGCTCAATGGAACCCACCTTTAACGGTGAACGCAGGAGAAACTTACTATCTTTTAATAGACAACTACATCCCAAGTAACCCTTATGGTTTCTCTTTAACTTGGGGAGGAACAGCTACCCTTTCTTCAGCATTTACAGATCCTACTTTAGCACCAAATCCATTTATTGCTCCAGGAGATCCCAATCCGGCGGGAGGTCCAAACCTGGTTTCAACATGTCCTTTACCCGGGCAGTTTAATTTTAACACATTATCTGCGGGAATTCTAAATGGTAACCCAAACTTTATCATTACATATCATACGACTGCTAATGATGCATTATTTGGTACGAGTCCTATAACAACTCCAATTACTGTTAACGCTACAGACACATATTATTACAGTATGCATTATCAGGATCCGGCAGATCCGAACAACCCGTTAAATGCTTGTAGACAGACAGGTTCATTTAAATTCAAACTGGGAACAATCACCCCTGAGAATGTGACAATAAAGGCTTGTAACAACAATGGAGCGGGAACAGCAACATTCAACCTATTGTCTGCGAATGTTTATTTTGACAATACTGCTATTAAGAAATTTTATCTTACACTTAATGATCTGAATGCAGGAACAAACGAAATTCAGAATCCTGCAAATTATGTTTCGGGTGAAAAAACAGTATATGTAAAAGTGATCACTACCGGACAATGTGTAGGACATTCAACAATTACATTACAATTCTATCCTTTAGTGGAGGCTTATGATGCAACGATCGAGTCTTGTTTCATCGATTCGAATATCACAACAGCTTCGTTTGATTTAACATTAGCTAATGTGACTTCCCAAAACGGAACCACTAAAAAATTCTATAAAACTCAGGCAGATGCAGTAGCAGGAACCAATGAAATTCTGAATCCTAATGCTTACATCTCTGCAAACGGAGTGGTTTATGTAAGAGTAATCAGTGAAAACAACTGTTATGCAATTTCAAAAATTACTTTAAAAGTTTTACCTCCGGTACATTCTAATGTTCTGAAAGATCAGACGATCTGTATGGAAGACACGACAACCCTGGATGCAGGTCCTGGATTCGACGGATATGAATGGAGCACAGGAGCAACGACACAATCAATTACGAATGTAGGTGTTGGTTCTTATTGGGTAAAATTAAAAACAGGAGAATGCTGGACGTTACAGCCTGTAAAAGTTCTATCTTCTCAACAGCCTGTTATCACGACTATTGATATCACAAACAATTCATTCACAGTAAATGTTGCCGGCGGAAAAGCGCCTTACAAATATTCTATCGATGGTATTAATTGGCAGGATTCTAACGTGTTTACCAATCTTCCGAGAGGTGAAAACAAGGTATATGTAAAAGATGCATTCGACTGTACTCCGATTGAAGTTCAGGTAACGGTTCCGAATCTTCTTAATGCTATTACGCCAAACGGAGACAACAAAAATGATTTTATCGATTATTCAGCTTTAGCGTATAAGAAAAATCTGGTATTCACGGTGTATGACAGATATGGAAACATGCTGTATCAGGCAGATAAAATCAGAAATTATACATGGGACGGTACTTCCGGAGGTAAGAAAATCATCACAGGAACATATTGGTACACGATCACATGGAACGAAAACGATAAAAACAATACCGAAACAAAATACAGCGGATGGGTATTGGTAAAAAATATCGAATAA